A section of the Cololabis saira isolate AMF1-May2022 chromosome 6, fColSai1.1, whole genome shotgun sequence genome encodes:
- the trim63b gene encoding E3 ubiquitin-protein ligase TRIM63: MDVQRTGSLVRPPSPMDSLEKQLSCPICLDMFTKPVVILPCQHNLCRSCASDLYDSRNPYRFSGGVFRCPTCRFEVVLDRHGVHGLQRNLLVENIIDLYKQQQELSSSGSTENTLKPKESKEPMCQEHEDERINIYCVTCQTPTCSMCKVFGQHKTCEVAPLDTIYTAQKGELSNAIDTLVASNGRLQSLLNQMEDACRAVQDNSQLAKQQLAERFDLLYAVLEERKTFLLEQIGKEQDEKVAALRALAQQYGERLQASSELTDTAVRALEQNGAAEFLLASKGLITQTKDAAKSSLGEDRPEPGFEKMDHFTLSTEHVEAVLVKMDFGVGDEEFEDAEDEEEEEE; the protein is encoded by the coding sequence ATGGACGTCCAAAGAACGGGATCTCTAGTTCGGCCACCCAGCCCCATGGACAGTCTGGAGAAACAGCTGAGCTGCCCCATCTGCCTGGACATGTTCACCAAACCCGTGGTGATCCTGCCCTGCCAGCACAACCTGTGCCGAAGCTGCGCCAGCGACCTCTACGACTCGCGCAACCCTTACCGCTTTTCGGGTGGAGTCTTCCGCTGCCCTACCTGCCGATTCGAGGTCGTGCTCGACCGACACGGCGTGCACGGCCTCCAGCGCAACTTGTTGGTGGAAAATATCATTGACCTCTATAAGCAACAACAGGAACTTAGTAGCAGTGGAAGCACAGAAAATACCCTGAAGCCTAAAGAATCGAAAGAGCCCATGTGCCAAGAACATGAGGATGAGAGAATTAACATCTACTGCGTGACCTGCCAGACTCCCACCTGCTCCATGTGCAAAGTGTTTGGCCAGCACAAGACCTGTGAGGTGGCGCCTCTAGATACGATCTACACGGCTCAGAAAGGTGAATTGAGCAATGCCATTGATACCCTGGTGGCTAGCAATGGCCGTCTTCAGTCCCTGCTGAACCAGATGGAAGATGCGTGCCGGGCCGTACAAGACAATTCTCAGCTAGCTAAACAACAGCTGGCTGAACGCTTCGACCTCTTATATGCCGTACTTGAAGAGCGCAAGACTTTCTTACTGGAGCAAATTGGAAAAGAGCAGGATGAAAAGGTGGCGGCTCTGAGGGCACTGGCTCAACAGTACGGCGAGCGCCTGCAGGCCAGCTCCGAGCTAACAGACACAGCGGTGAGGGCTCTGGAGCAGAACGGAGCTGCCGAGTTCCTCCTGGCTTCCAAAGGCCTCATCACCCAGACCAAAGATGCAGCCAAGTCCTCACTTGGAGAAGACAGACCAGAGCCAGGCTTTGAGAAAATGGACCACTTCACTTTGTCAACGGAGCATGTTGAAGCAGTCCTTGTAAAAATGGACTTTGGAGTAGGCGATGAGGAATTTGAGGATGCggaagatgaagaggaagaggaagagtaa